The proteins below are encoded in one region of Chryseobacterium wanjuense:
- a CDS encoding MlaE family ABC transporter permease, giving the protein MLKKFFTAIGEYIILLGKSIQKPQKMRVFWKLFMREINDLGVNSFGLVIFTSIFVGAVVAIQMFNNFDASSFPIPPSFVGYATKAVLVLEFSPTIISLILAGKVGSYIASSIGTMRVSEQIDALDIMGVNSPNFLILPKIIACVIFNPLLIAISIVFGIGGGYVAGILTGNWTTNDYVVGIQMYMPNLFIFYAFTKTIVFAFIIASVPAYFGYNVKGGSLEVGRASTQAVVWTMVFIILSELLLTQLILS; this is encoded by the coding sequence ATGTTAAAAAAGTTTTTTACAGCAATAGGAGAATACATTATCCTTCTAGGTAAATCCATACAGAAACCTCAGAAAATGAGAGTGTTCTGGAAGCTGTTCATGAGAGAGATCAATGATTTGGGAGTCAATTCATTCGGATTGGTGATCTTCACATCCATATTCGTAGGAGCGGTAGTTGCCATCCAGATGTTTAATAATTTTGATGCATCTTCGTTCCCTATTCCTCCATCATTTGTAGGATATGCTACAAAGGCGGTTTTAGTCCTAGAGTTTTCCCCTACCATTATCAGCTTGATTTTAGCAGGAAAAGTAGGTTCATACATCGCTTCGAGTATCGGAACAATGAGGGTTTCTGAGCAGATCGACGCATTGGATATTATGGGAGTAAACTCTCCGAATTTTCTGATTTTACCTAAAATAATCGCCTGTGTTATTTTTAATCCTTTACTCATCGCAATCAGTATCGTTTTCGGTATCGGAGGCGGATATGTTGCAGGTATTTTAACGGGAAACTGGACGACAAATGATTATGTAGTGGGTATTCAGATGTATATGCCCAACTTATTCATTTTTTATGCATTCACAAAAACCATCGTTTTTGCATTCATTATTGCTTCAGTTCCTGCTTATTTCGGATATAATGTAAAAGGTGGTTCACTGGAAGTAGGTAGAGCTAGTACGCAGGCAGTAGTTTGGACAATGGTATTCATTATCCTTTCCGAATTATTATTAACCCAATTAATATTAAGCTAA
- a CDS encoding exopolysaccharide biosynthesis polyprenyl glycosylphosphotransferase has product MQRIRYSRYLKSIIILLDLLVIASIFIFFFVSRNQNLKYNQETWYQNVFSLVLLFLFWMLLSGRTRIYNIPRNLTYTLFLERLLVHFLLFILGVLLIGKVSYNVFFNSDIYWLSFYLFFFIFLTKSLIYFGIKYVRSLGINHRNIMFLHEDSSTEVLKNILTERRDYGYKIFEYKNPEIKPEELIEFWKTNGIHTLFIPIENSFNEKTEKEIFKLAEANKVHISLIPSITQSDFFLYDMGYIQTQPVLNQAKYPLDYYSNFLLKRIFDIVFSSIILVCICSWLFPLIAILIKSSSKGPVFFIQKRYGFHEEVFDCIKFRTMVVNNESSTKTTSENDSRITRIGKFLRKTSLDEMPQFLNVLKGEMSIVGPRPHMLAVDNYYKPKIGRYSLRSMVSPGITGLAQVNGLRGDAGDVEVEMNKRVLADAFYVRNWSFVLDLVIILKTVLLVITGDKNAK; this is encoded by the coding sequence ATGCAGAGAATTCGATACTCTAGATACCTAAAATCGATCATTATTTTGCTTGACCTTTTGGTTATTGCATCTATTTTCATATTCTTTTTTGTCAGCAGAAACCAAAATCTTAAATACAATCAGGAAACCTGGTATCAAAACGTTTTTTCTTTGGTATTATTGTTTTTGTTCTGGATGCTTCTCAGTGGCAGGACAAGGATTTATAATATTCCCAGAAACCTGACCTACACTCTGTTTTTGGAAAGACTCCTGGTTCATTTTTTATTGTTTATTCTTGGGGTTTTGCTGATTGGGAAAGTCAGTTACAATGTATTTTTCAATTCGGATATTTACTGGCTGTCGTTTTATCTGTTTTTCTTTATTTTCCTTACAAAATCTTTGATTTATTTTGGAATTAAATACGTCCGTAGTCTGGGGATCAACCACAGGAATATTATGTTTCTGCATGAAGACAGCTCTACAGAAGTTTTAAAAAACATTTTAACGGAAAGAAGAGATTACGGGTATAAAATTTTCGAATATAAAAATCCTGAGATAAAACCGGAAGAATTAATCGAATTCTGGAAAACAAACGGAATTCACACGCTTTTTATTCCTATAGAAAATTCATTCAACGAGAAAACTGAGAAAGAAATTTTCAAATTGGCAGAGGCGAACAAAGTTCATATTTCTCTGATTCCCAGTATTACACAAAGTGATTTCTTTTTGTATGATATGGGATATATCCAGACACAGCCGGTTTTAAACCAAGCCAAATATCCGTTGGATTATTATTCTAATTTTTTATTAAAAAGAATATTCGACATCGTTTTTTCATCCATTATTTTGGTGTGTATCTGCTCGTGGCTGTTTCCGCTTATTGCAATTTTAATTAAATCTTCATCAAAAGGGCCCGTTTTTTTCATACAGAAAAGATATGGTTTTCATGAAGAAGTTTTTGATTGTATTAAGTTCAGAACAATGGTCGTTAATAACGAATCTTCAACGAAAACCACCAGTGAAAATGATTCCAGAATTACACGGATCGGAAAATTTTTAAGAAAAACCAGTCTCGACGAGATGCCGCAGTTTTTGAATGTTTTGAAAGGTGAAATGTCAATCGTCGGACCAAGACCACATATGCTGGCTGTTGATAATTACTACAAACCAAAAATCGGGCGATACAGTCTGAGAAGCATGGTAAGCCCGGGAATTACAGGCTTGGCGCAGGTAAACGGACTTCGCGGTGATGCAGGAGATGTGGAAGTGGAGATGAATAAGCGGGTTTTGGCAGATGCATTCTACGTAAGAAACTGGAGTTTCGTCCTGGATCTGGTTATTATTTTAAAAACCGTTTTACTGGTGATCACCGGAGATAAAAATGCAAAATAA
- a CDS encoding 7-carboxy-7-deazaguanine synthase QueE, whose product MNLTEEILLKEGKMLPVMEHFYTLQGEGAHTGKAAYFIRLGGCDVGCHWCDVKESWDPNLHPLMNAEEIAETAAKHCKTIVLTGGEPLMWNLDILTSKLKELGCTIHIETSGAYPMSGQIDWITLSPKKTGLPKEEIYAKAHELKVIVFNNNDFKFAQEQAAKVSGNCTLYLQSEWSKRDEMYPKITDFILEHPEWRASVQTHKYLNIP is encoded by the coding sequence ATGAATTTAACAGAAGAAATATTATTAAAAGAAGGTAAAATGCTCCCAGTGATGGAGCATTTTTACACTCTTCAGGGAGAAGGAGCACACACCGGAAAAGCAGCCTATTTCATCAGACTGGGCGGTTGCGACGTCGGGTGTCACTGGTGTGATGTAAAGGAAAGCTGGGATCCGAATTTACATCCGCTGATGAATGCAGAAGAAATTGCCGAAACTGCAGCAAAGCACTGTAAGACAATCGTTTTAACAGGCGGAGAACCTTTAATGTGGAATCTTGATATTTTAACATCCAAATTAAAAGAATTGGGTTGCACCATTCATATTGAAACATCCGGAGCCTATCCGATGAGCGGACAAATCGACTGGATTACCCTTTCACCAAAAAAAACAGGACTGCCAAAAGAGGAAATTTATGCTAAAGCTCATGAGCTTAAAGTAATTGTATTTAATAATAATGATTTTAAATTTGCTCAGGAACAGGCCGCTAAAGTTTCAGGAAACTGCACATTATATCTTCAGAGTGAATGGAGCAAGCGTGATGAAATGTATCCAAAAATTACAGATTTCATTCTGGAACACCCTGAATGGCGGGCTTCAGTGCAGACCCATAAATATCTTAATATCCCGTAA
- a CDS encoding bifunctional 5,10-methylenetetrahydrofolate dehydrogenase/5,10-methenyltetrahydrofolate cyclohydrolase — MAEILDGLKVSKEIKQEIKAEVEKIVAGKRRAPHLVAILVGNNGASKAYVNAKVKDCEEVGFQSSLIKFPSTVSESELLEKIEELNKDKSVDGFIVQLPLPDQVDQEKIINAIDPRKDVDGFHPTNFGKMALEMDTFLPATPFGILTLLERYNIETKGKDCVIIGRSKIVGRPMSILMGRKDFPGNSTVTLTHSYTKDIEEYTKKADIVITALGDPHFLKGDMIKDGAVIVDVGITRVDDDSPKGYYLAGDVDFDSCAAKASWITPVPGGVGPMTRAMLMKNTIIAYKTSVYND; from the coding sequence ATGGCAGAAATTCTTGACGGATTAAAAGTATCCAAAGAAATAAAACAGGAAATCAAGGCTGAAGTTGAAAAAATTGTTGCAGGGAAAAGAAGAGCGCCGCATTTGGTGGCCATTCTTGTCGGAAACAACGGAGCAAGCAAGGCTTATGTAAATGCTAAAGTAAAAGATTGTGAAGAAGTAGGATTTCAATCGAGCCTGATCAAATTTCCAAGTACGGTTTCTGAATCTGAATTATTGGAAAAAATCGAGGAACTTAATAAAGATAAATCTGTAGACGGATTCATCGTTCAGTTGCCTTTACCAGATCAGGTTGATCAGGAAAAAATTATCAATGCGATTGATCCAAGAAAAGATGTTGACGGTTTCCACCCTACAAATTTCGGGAAAATGGCGTTGGAAATGGATACTTTCCTGCCCGCAACTCCATTCGGAATTTTAACATTATTGGAGAGATACAATATTGAAACAAAAGGGAAAGACTGTGTCATCATCGGAAGAAGTAAAATCGTAGGAAGACCAATGAGTATCCTGATGGGAAGAAAAGATTTCCCGGGAAATTCTACGGTTACGTTGACACACTCTTATACAAAAGACATCGAAGAATATACTAAAAAAGCAGACATCGTCATTACAGCTTTAGGCGATCCTCATTTCCTGAAAGGAGACATGATCAAAGACGGAGCGGTGATTGTAGACGTAGGTATCACAAGAGTAGACGACGATTCTCCGAAAGGATATTATCTGGCTGGTGACGTAGATTTTGACAGCTGCGCTGCCAAAGCAAGCTGGATCACGCCTGTTCCGGGAGGTGTAGGACCTATGACAAGAGCGATGTTGATGAAAAATACCATCATTGCTTATAAAACTTCGGTCTATAACGACTAA
- a CDS encoding FkbM family methyltransferase, with protein sequence MGNDYGGFYVATEFLDKNSIVYSFGIGEDISFDEEMIKDNNCLVFGFDPTPKSINWIKSRQVPENFKFYSSGIGDKTTVDYFYLPKNPNYVSGSLVQQNNVDSDSKIEVQLQSLQDIAHMLEHKKIDVLKMDIEGFEYNVIESILNSNVEIGQILVEVHERFFENGQQRTIDMLEKLRKHDFLVFGISETFEEISLINKNLINNKK encoded by the coding sequence TTGGGAAATGATTATGGAGGATTTTATGTTGCTACAGAATTTTTAGATAAAAACTCCATTGTTTATTCTTTCGGTATCGGGGAAGATATTTCTTTTGATGAAGAGATGATTAAGGATAATAATTGCCTTGTTTTCGGCTTTGATCCCACTCCCAAATCAATTAATTGGATAAAATCCAGACAGGTTCCTGAGAATTTTAAATTTTACAGTTCCGGAATTGGAGATAAAACTACTGTAGATTATTTTTATCTTCCTAAAAATCCAAATTATGTTTCAGGAAGTCTTGTTCAGCAAAATAATGTTGATTCAGACTCAAAGATTGAAGTTCAGCTGCAATCTCTTCAAGACATTGCTCATATGCTGGAACATAAAAAAATTGATGTTTTAAAGATGGATATTGAAGGCTTTGAATATAATGTTATTGAAAGTATATTAAATTCAAATGTTGAAATTGGACAGATTCTCGTAGAAGTTCATGAGCGTTTTTTTGAAAACGGACAGCAAAGAACAATTGACATGCTGGAAAAATTAAGAAAACATGATTTTCTGGTTTTTGGTATTTCTGAGACATTTGAAGAAATATCTTTAATTAATAAAAATCTAATAAATAATAAAAAGTAA
- the pgi gene encoding glucose-6-phosphate isomerase: protein MLSKINPTQTNSWKALDEHFGDNDFDLRSLFQYNPNRFSEFSLQRDHFLFDYSKNLIDARTKELLLNLAEECQLKDAIAKMFSGDKINETEGRAVLHTALRDFSDREILVDGENIKPQIKRVLDHMKTFSESIISGAHKGFSGKEITDVVNIGIGGSDLGPVMIVSALKHFKTRLNVHFVSNVDGNHIAEVVKNLNPETTLFIIASKTFTTQETMTNANSAKDWFLKAGKQEDVAKHFVALSTNVQFVKDFGIAEENIFEFWDWVGGRYSLWSAIGLSIVLSVGYENFEQLLKGAYDTDQHFQTANFSENVPVLMGLLGIWYRNFYAATSYAILPYSQYLDRFAAYLQQGDMESNGKCVDRNGEFVEYETGPIIWGEPGTNGQHAFYQLIHQGTELIPADFIAYAKSPNKVSDHQDKLLANFFAQTEALAFGKTEEEVEEELKNSGKSDEEIDFLLNYKVFHGNTPTNSILFKELTPFSLGQLIAMYEHKIFVQGVIWNIFSFDQFGVELGKVLANKILPELESNEPISSHDSSTNGLINYYKKNA from the coding sequence ATGCTATCAAAAATAAATCCTACTCAAACCAACAGCTGGAAAGCTCTCGATGAACATTTCGGAGACAACGATTTTGATCTGAGAAGTCTTTTTCAATATAACCCGAATCGTTTCAGTGAATTTTCTTTACAGAGAGATCATTTTCTTTTTGATTATTCTAAAAACCTGATCGATGCAAGAACCAAAGAACTTCTTTTAAACCTTGCAGAAGAATGCCAATTGAAAGATGCGATTGCTAAAATGTTTTCAGGTGACAAAATCAATGAAACTGAAGGAAGAGCAGTTCTGCATACCGCTTTGAGAGATTTTTCCGATAGAGAAATTTTGGTAGACGGGGAAAATATCAAGCCTCAGATCAAAAGAGTGCTGGATCATATGAAAACTTTTTCTGAAAGCATTATTTCAGGGGCTCACAAAGGTTTTAGCGGAAAAGAAATTACGGATGTTGTGAATATCGGAATCGGAGGTTCAGACTTAGGACCTGTGATGATAGTTTCTGCTTTAAAACATTTTAAAACAAGATTAAACGTTCATTTTGTTTCCAATGTAGATGGAAATCATATTGCAGAAGTTGTAAAGAATTTAAACCCTGAAACAACTTTATTCATCATTGCTTCCAAGACATTCACCACTCAGGAAACCATGACAAACGCCAATTCGGCAAAAGACTGGTTTTTAAAAGCCGGAAAACAAGAAGATGTAGCTAAACATTTTGTTGCTTTATCCACTAACGTTCAATTCGTTAAAGACTTCGGAATCGCAGAAGAAAATATCTTCGAATTCTGGGATTGGGTGGGCGGAAGATATTCACTTTGGAGTGCGATTGGTTTAAGCATCGTCCTTTCGGTGGGTTATGAAAATTTTGAACAATTATTAAAGGGGGCTTACGATACAGACCAACATTTCCAGACTGCCAATTTCTCTGAAAACGTTCCGGTTTTAATGGGATTATTAGGAATCTGGTATCGTAATTTTTATGCAGCGACAAGCTATGCGATTCTTCCTTATTCTCAATATTTAGACAGGTTTGCAGCCTATCTTCAACAGGGAGATATGGAAAGTAACGGAAAATGTGTCGACAGAAACGGAGAATTTGTAGAGTATGAAACAGGACCCATCATTTGGGGTGAGCCGGGAACAAACGGACAACACGCATTTTATCAGCTGATCCACCAGGGAACAGAATTGATTCCTGCAGATTTTATCGCTTATGCAAAAAGCCCGAATAAAGTTTCTGATCATCAGGATAAATTATTAGCTAACTTTTTCGCTCAGACTGAAGCACTTGCCTTCGGAAAAACGGAAGAGGAAGTTGAGGAAGAATTAAAAAATTCAGGGAAGTCTGATGAAGAGATTGATTTCCTGTTAAATTATAAGGTCTTTCATGGAAATACGCCAACTAACTCCATATTATTCAAAGAATTAACGCCTTTTTCATTGGGACAGTTAATTGCCATGTATGAACATAAAATTTTTGTTCAGGGTGTGATTTGGAATATCTTCAGCTTCGACCAGTTTGGCGTGGAATTAGGAAAAGTTTTAGCTAACAAAATCTTACCGGAACTTGAAAGTAATGAGCCGATCAGCTCTCATGACTCTTCGACGAACGGGTTGATTAATTATTATAAAAAGAATGCTTAA
- a CDS encoding glycoside hydrolase family 125 protein: MLSRRNFIKKSSLGVGFLALPGSAKFLYTDDYVSKRPSLEQRKFTSLAVENTIKTIKKSIGDKELAWMFENCFPNTLDTTVKFYQKNNKFYTYVITGDIDAMWLRDSSAQVYPYLSLANEDKKLKNLSKGVINKQVECVLLDPYANAFFDDASKISEWKDDSTQMKPGIHERKWEIDSLCYVMRLSYNYWKTTGDSSVFDADWKKAMLLILQTFKEQQRKDSKGTYSFERANGNPLDTQFGKGYGNPTKKIGLIHSMFRPSDDATFYPFLISSNMFAVVSLRETAEIFSKVLKDENFSSQYKNLAKEVDEAIQKYAILNHPEAGKIYALEIDGFGNALFMDDANVPNLLSIPYLGYASKEDEVYKNTRKFSLSKANPWFSEGKFAKGIGGPHIGEHKIWPLGLIMQALTTDDDEEILYCLKTLKATHAGTGFIHESFHVDNPKDYTRSWFSWANTLFGELILHLYKTKPDILKRKL, encoded by the coding sequence ATGCTTAGTAGAAGAAATTTCATTAAAAAATCATCACTGGGAGTGGGCTTTTTGGCTTTGCCCGGTTCTGCAAAATTTTTATATACAGATGATTATGTTTCAAAAAGACCAAGTTTGGAACAAAGAAAATTTACTTCTCTGGCGGTTGAAAATACCATTAAAACCATTAAAAAATCAATTGGAGATAAAGAACTGGCATGGATGTTTGAAAATTGTTTCCCCAATACTTTGGATACGACGGTGAAATTTTATCAGAAAAATAATAAATTTTATACCTACGTAATCACGGGAGATATCGATGCCATGTGGCTTCGTGATTCTTCTGCACAGGTTTATCCCTATTTAAGTCTGGCCAATGAAGACAAAAAATTGAAAAATCTGTCGAAAGGTGTCATCAATAAGCAGGTTGAGTGCGTTCTTCTTGATCCTTATGCGAATGCATTTTTCGATGATGCGAGTAAAATAAGCGAATGGAAAGACGATTCTACACAAATGAAACCGGGAATTCATGAGCGAAAATGGGAAATTGATTCTTTATGCTACGTGATGCGTTTGTCTTACAATTATTGGAAAACAACCGGAGATTCTTCGGTTTTTGATGCAGATTGGAAAAAAGCGATGCTTTTAATTTTACAGACTTTCAAAGAACAGCAGCGAAAAGATTCTAAAGGGACTTATTCTTTTGAAAGGGCAAACGGAAATCCTCTGGATACACAATTTGGAAAAGGTTACGGAAATCCAACGAAGAAAATCGGTCTGATTCATTCGATGTTCCGGCCTTCTGACGATGCTACTTTTTATCCTTTTTTGATTTCTTCCAATATGTTTGCGGTCGTTTCATTAAGAGAAACAGCTGAGATTTTTTCTAAAGTTTTAAAAGATGAAAATTTTTCCAGTCAATATAAAAATCTGGCAAAAGAAGTGGATGAAGCCATACAGAAATATGCCATTTTGAATCATCCTGAAGCTGGGAAAATTTACGCTTTGGAAATTGATGGCTTCGGAAATGCTTTATTCATGGATGATGCGAATGTTCCGAATCTGCTTTCAATTCCCTATTTGGGATATGCTTCAAAAGAAGATGAAGTGTATAAAAACACCCGGAAATTTTCTTTAAGTAAAGCCAATCCGTGGTTCAGTGAAGGGAAATTTGCGAAAGGAATCGGCGGGCCTCACATTGGTGAGCATAAAATCTGGCCTTTAGGTCTAATCATGCAGGCGTTGACGACAGATGATGATGAAGAAATTCTTTATTGTTTAAAAACATTAAAAGCAACACATGCCGGAACAGGATTTATCCACGAATCTTTTCATGTTGATAATCCGAAAGACTATACGAGATCATGGTTTTCCTGGGCCAATACTCTTTTCGGAGAACTGATTTTGCATCTGTACAAAACAAAACCCGACATTTTAAAAAGAAAGTTGTAG
- a CDS encoding DUF4349 domain-containing protein, giving the protein MKTTYIRLSIAGALLLGIYSCKKGEVSATDLEAYATTDSAAVVASDSISSVATMKVKDKQFIKTADVNMEVKDVYKATISIEKSVQELGGFVTQSNLHSNVISEDTYNTSNENAVLVKKYQTENRMQLRVPTDKLSELLTLINDKKLFLNSRSINAEDVTANIKYSALEAQRNKKTTDNIAQLKVNKDKVTLSDENMREGNDQQLESMNMTDQLKYSTIDIYIKEPKIRVAEIGITNTKSIDDKYKFAFVYSAKSAFVEGYYLIQRIIVGLITVWPILLIGAVIVYFLRKRKPAKKQTTTEV; this is encoded by the coding sequence ATGAAAACCACTTACATCAGATTATCCATCGCAGGAGCACTTTTATTAGGAATCTATTCATGCAAAAAAGGGGAAGTTTCCGCAACAGATCTTGAAGCGTATGCAACGACAGATTCCGCAGCAGTCGTGGCGTCCGACAGCATTTCTTCAGTGGCAACCATGAAAGTAAAAGACAAGCAGTTCATTAAAACAGCAGACGTAAATATGGAAGTGAAAGATGTCTATAAAGCCACCATTTCCATTGAAAAATCGGTTCAGGAATTGGGCGGATTTGTCACCCAAAGCAACCTTCACAGTAATGTAATCTCCGAAGACACATACAATACATCCAATGAAAATGCTGTTTTGGTGAAAAAATATCAGACTGAAAACAGAATGCAATTAAGAGTTCCGACTGATAAACTGAGCGAATTATTGACTTTAATTAATGATAAAAAATTATTCCTAAACTCAAGATCAATCAACGCGGAAGATGTTACTGCCAACATCAAATATTCGGCTCTGGAAGCTCAAAGAAACAAAAAAACCACCGACAATATCGCTCAACTGAAGGTAAATAAAGACAAAGTAACCTTGAGTGATGAAAATATGCGAGAAGGAAACGACCAGCAATTGGAAAGCATGAATATGACGGATCAGTTAAAATACAGCACGATTGACATTTACATCAAAGAACCCAAAATCAGAGTCGCCGAAATCGGTATTACCAATACAAAAAGCATCGATGATAAATACAAGTTTGCTTTCGTTTACAGCGCAAAATCTGCCTTTGTAGAAGGATATTATTTAATTCAGAGAATTATTGTGGGACTAATTACGGTTTGGCCAATTTTACTGATCGGGGCGGTGATTGTTTATTTTTTAAGAAAAAGAAAACCTGCTAAAAAGCAAACTACAACAGAAGTGTAA
- a CDS encoding acyl-CoA dehydrogenase family protein, with protein sequence MSNTFSKIRNAIELFRSIDFDQLSAISQKIDLPKLMQNFSKLDDKQLGGLMKMLDPNKKKKELPPVDGDFYDIYHTLSPEQREIQLKVRAFMEKEVKPLVNHYWLRDEFPHELIPKFQKLDICGVTYQGYGCPGLPFLMEGVLAMEMARIDASIATFFGVQSGLSMGSIYICGSEEQKQKWLPQMQKFEKIGAFGLTEPEVGSGAAGGLTVTCKKTPEGWVLNGQKKWIGNATFADIIIIWARDMDDGEVKGFIVEKDNPGYSVEKIKGKMALRIVQNGLITLKDCLVTEENRLQNANSFKDTAKVLRMTRAGVAWMATGCARGAYESALDYTRKREQFGKPIASFQMIQGHLVEMLSNLTAMQTMVFRLSEMQDEGILKDEHASLAKVFCTLRTRDIVSRAREVMGGNGILLEYDVARFVADAEAIYSYEGTKEINSLIVGRSITGFSAFV encoded by the coding sequence ATGTCAAATACGTTTTCCAAAATCAGAAACGCCATAGAATTATTCAGATCCATAGATTTTGATCAGTTGAGTGCTATTTCTCAGAAAATTGATTTGCCAAAACTGATGCAAAACTTTTCAAAGTTGGACGATAAACAACTTGGAGGTTTAATGAAAATGCTCGATCCGAATAAGAAAAAGAAAGAACTTCCGCCTGTTGATGGGGATTTCTACGATATTTATCACACCTTAAGTCCGGAACAGCGGGAAATTCAGCTTAAAGTAAGAGCTTTCATGGAAAAAGAAGTAAAACCTCTGGTGAATCATTACTGGCTGAGAGACGAATTTCCTCATGAATTAATTCCAAAATTCCAGAAACTAGATATTTGTGGAGTGACGTATCAAGGCTATGGTTGTCCGGGATTACCTTTTTTAATGGAAGGAGTTCTGGCGATGGAAATGGCTAGAATTGATGCTTCTATTGCTACTTTCTTCGGAGTTCAATCGGGTTTGTCAATGGGATCCATTTATATATGCGGTTCTGAAGAGCAAAAACAAAAATGGCTTCCTCAGATGCAAAAATTTGAAAAAATCGGTGCATTTGGTTTAACGGAGCCTGAAGTGGGATCCGGTGCAGCGGGAGGTTTAACGGTGACCTGTAAAAAAACTCCGGAAGGCTGGGTTCTGAATGGCCAGAAAAAATGGATCGGAAATGCAACATTCGCTGACATAATCATAATCTGGGCAAGAGATATGGATGATGGTGAAGTGAAAGGTTTTATTGTTGAAAAAGATAATCCCGGTTATTCTGTAGAGAAAATTAAAGGTAAAATGGCATTAAGAATCGTTCAGAACGGGTTAATTACCCTGAAAGATTGCTTAGTGACAGAAGAAAACAGATTGCAAAATGCCAATTCATTTAAAGACACGGCAAAAGTATTAAGAATGACAAGAGCCGGAGTCGCATGGATGGCAACAGGCTGTGCGAGAGGTGCCTACGAAAGTGCTTTGGATTACACCAGAAAAAGAGAACAGTTCGGAAAACCGATTGCTTCGTTTCAGATGATTCAGGGGCATTTGGTGGAAATGCTGTCGAATCTTACAGCGATGCAGACGATGGTTTTCAGGCTTTCTGAAATGCAGGATGAAGGGATTTTAAAGGACGAACACGCTTCTTTAGCCAAAGTTTTCTGTACATTAAGAACAAGAGATATCGTTTCCAGAGCGCGTGAAGTAATGGGCGGAAACGGAATTCTGCTTGAATATGATGTCGCAAGATTCGTTGCCGACGCAGAAGCCATTTATTCTTATGAAGGAACAAAAGAAATCAACTCACTGATTGTGGGAAGATCGATCACCGGGTTCAGCGCATTTGTATGA
- a CDS encoding DoxX family protein produces the protein MKIVKFIFALLFGLMFINAGLDKFFHYNPMPKLTPEQMKVYAAFGEIGWLMPLVGAVEVIGGVLFIFPKTRALGAIIILPVMVGILLHNVCKDQSQMGIIIAVVLFIINIWMIIDNKEKYKALVS, from the coding sequence ATGAAAATCGTAAAATTTATCTTTGCCCTCCTTTTCGGTCTGATGTTCATTAATGCAGGATTAGACAAATTCTTTCACTACAATCCAATGCCAAAACTCACACCTGAACAAATGAAAGTCTATGCTGCTTTCGGAGAAATCGGATGGCTGATGCCTTTAGTGGGTGCCGTGGAAGTGATCGGAGGAGTATTATTTATTTTCCCTAAAACAAGAGCTTTAGGTGCCATTATTATTTTACCTGTAATGGTAGGAATCCTATTGCATAATGTTTGTAAAGACCAGTCTCAGATGGGAATCATAATAGCAGTAGTTCTATTTATTATCAACATCTGGATGATTATCGACAATAAAGAAAAATATAAAGCTCTAGTCAGCTGA